A single region of the Leptolyngbya subtilissima AS-A7 genome encodes:
- a CDS encoding GAF domain-containing protein, translating into MANESSRCIDTDRIVAPEGGLLIDISYSLGDRDECGQEGETPDQMMAQPTLPWLELIQNYSHFAMAVVDVATTIGTPTPAYPVLFANRYFCRLTGICSEGRHLDLSFFDRLSAADQKGLREQFRRNFLNAVLRYAYGSDDLVSQRLLDEPLVVSLADSETGETRQIELRLRTATGGLQITAIAPELQACLADCWPVAPSREQVTSQLLGQEPAFRQLIAALKPGQYSASGQILIEGIDVTEQETSKALIELLVGHESVLGTRRFEQANELMKQLFSATDSFLLSAENSQAQLFTQLNQPEWQTANYAIAELQGSVFLRATDRREVVNVSDLSLECTTACEAAMLNQGVRSLLLIPLVMRTARLGDSTAQMVGLVGLTSPRPYAFDQADCSRATTLIPALTAAMRHSVQDRFTNIHPSVRWRFEQEAERLSLGLPPAQIVFENVYPLYGISDIRGSSDERNRTIQKDLLTQFRLALAVVEAAGRAVNNALVGQLALDLADHIAWLEKGVTVDSEVTLLRYLQGEVEVHFAYFAQHSPEAEAAIAQYKAAIDANHGCVYAARALYDETIGHINGLLRDTWTQWQQSMQAITPHYCDLEATDGIDHMIYTGRAIDPNFTEFQLKSLRYEQLRAVCDCARKGFLLKAAYDTDMTITHLVLVQGYTVDIVHDESTERLFDVRGTRDTRYEIVKKRIDKARDAEKGDRITQPGMLTVVYSTSEEWQEYERYLRYLHREGIVAGDIEQGTVEPLQGVSGLKFARVRVNPE; encoded by the coding sequence ATGGCAAACGAATCGTCTCGCTGCATCGATACTGATCGAATAGTTGCCCCTGAGGGGGGACTACTGATAGATATTTCGTATAGTCTGGGCGATCGCGATGAATGCGGCCAGGAGGGTGAGACCCCTGATCAAATGATGGCTCAACCAACCTTGCCCTGGCTAGAGCTGATTCAGAACTACAGCCACTTTGCCATGGCGGTGGTGGATGTAGCTACGACGATCGGCACCCCCACCCCAGCCTATCCGGTGCTGTTTGCCAACCGATACTTTTGCCGGCTGACGGGCATTTGTTCTGAGGGGAGGCACCTCGACCTCAGCTTTTTTGACCGGCTCTCAGCAGCGGATCAAAAGGGGTTGCGGGAGCAGTTTCGACGGAATTTTTTAAATGCGGTGCTGCGCTATGCCTATGGGTCAGACGACTTAGTTTCACAGCGGCTGCTCGACGAGCCGCTGGTAGTGTCGCTGGCCGACTCTGAAACCGGCGAAACCCGCCAGATTGAGCTCCGGCTGCGCACGGCAACGGGGGGCTTGCAGATAACGGCGATCGCCCCCGAGCTTCAGGCTTGCCTGGCAGACTGCTGGCCTGTGGCCCCCAGCCGCGAGCAGGTAACCAGCCAGCTGCTCGGCCAAGAACCCGCCTTTAGACAGCTGATTGCGGCCCTCAAACCAGGCCAGTACAGCGCTAGCGGCCAGATTTTGATCGAGGGCATCGACGTCACCGAGCAGGAGACCTCCAAGGCGCTGATTGAACTGCTGGTGGGTCACGAGTCAGTGCTGGGAACACGCCGCTTTGAGCAGGCCAACGAGCTGATGAAGCAGCTGTTTAGCGCTACCGACAGCTTTTTGCTGAGCGCCGAAAATAGCCAGGCCCAGCTCTTTACTCAGCTCAACCAGCCCGAGTGGCAGACTGCCAACTACGCGATCGCAGAGTTGCAGGGATCAGTCTTTTTGCGGGCAACCGATCGCCGTGAGGTGGTCAATGTGTCCGACCTCAGCCTCGAGTGCACTACGGCCTGCGAGGCCGCGATGCTAAATCAGGGGGTGCGATCGCTGCTGCTGATCCCGCTAGTGATGCGCACCGCCCGGCTGGGCGACAGCACGGCCCAGATGGTGGGCCTTGTCGGCCTCACCAGCCCTAGGCCCTACGCCTTCGACCAAGCCGATTGCAGCCGCGCCACCACGCTGATTCCAGCGCTGACGGCGGCTATGCGCCATAGTGTGCAAGACCGCTTCACCAACATTCACCCCTCAGTGCGGTGGCGGTTTGAGCAAGAGGCCGAGCGCCTGAGCCTGGGGCTGCCCCCCGCCCAGATTGTCTTTGAGAATGTCTACCCGCTCTACGGCATCTCTGATATTCGCGGCTCATCTGATGAGCGCAACCGGACGATTCAAAAAGATCTGCTAACCCAGTTTCGCCTCGCCCTGGCGGTGGTGGAAGCAGCGGGCCGGGCCGTCAACAATGCCCTGGTGGGGCAGCTGGCCCTCGATCTGGCCGACCACATTGCTTGGCTGGAGAAAGGGGTAACGGTCGATTCTGAGGTGACGCTGCTGCGCTATCTGCAAGGGGAAGTAGAGGTGCATTTTGCCTATTTTGCCCAACACAGCCCCGAGGCCGAAGCCGCGATCGCTCAGTACAAAGCCGCCATTGACGCCAACCACGGCTGCGTCTACGCCGCCCGCGCCCTGTATGACGAAACCATTGGCCACATCAACGGGCTGCTGCGCGATACCTGGACCCAGTGGCAGCAGTCGATGCAGGCGATTACCCCCCACTACTGCGATCTAGAGGCCACCGACGGCATTGACCACATGATCTACACTGGTCGGGCCATCGACCCTAATTTCACCGAGTTTCAGCTCAAGTCACTGCGCTATGAGCAGCTGCGGGCGGTGTGCGACTGCGCTCGCAAGGGGTTTTTGCTCAAGGCCGCCTACGACACCGACATGACCATTACCCACCTGGTGCTGGTGCAGGGCTACACGGTGGATATCGTCCACGACGAATCGACTGAACGCCTGTTTGATGTGCGGGGCACCCGCGACACTCGCTACGAAATCGTCAAAAAGCGCATTGACAAGGCCCGCGATGCGGAAAAGGGCGATCGCATTACCCAGCCCGGCATGCTGACGGTGGTCTATTCGACCAGCGAAGAGTGGCAGGAGTATGAGCGCTACCTGCGCTACCTGCACCGCGAAGGCATTGTGGCAGGCGACATTGAGCAGGGCACGGTAGAACCGCTCCAGGGAGTTAGCGGCCTCAAGTTTGCTCGGGTAAGGGTGAACCCTGAGTAG
- a CDS encoding thiol-disulfide oxidoreductase DCC family protein, translated as MYCVIYDGNCNLCVSLVQLLESLDQGTQFQYVPMQDEATLALYGISSQDCEAGMIVIDKQAPERRWQGSDAAEEIGRLLPLSNPFIQAYRALPGAKAVGDSIYAVVRDRRYELFGKRQARYDSVYPLCDGDGCIHR; from the coding sequence ATGTACTGTGTGATTTATGACGGTAACTGTAACCTCTGCGTCAGTCTAGTGCAACTGCTGGAGTCGCTCGATCAGGGCACCCAGTTTCAGTACGTGCCCATGCAGGACGAGGCTACTTTGGCTCTCTACGGCATTAGTTCCCAAGACTGCGAAGCCGGCATGATTGTGATTGACAAGCAGGCCCCTGAGCGCCGCTGGCAGGGCAGTGATGCCGCCGAAGAAATTGGCCGTTTGCTGCCCCTGAGCAACCCCTTTATCCAAGCCTATCGAGCGCTGCCTGGAGCCAAGGCGGTGGGCGACTCGATCTACGCCGTGGTGCGCGATCGCCGCTACGAGCTGTTTGGTAAGCGTCAGGCGCGCTACGACTCGGTTTATCCCCTCTGCGACGGAGATGGGTGTATCCACAGATGA